The Methanohalophilus portucalensis genome window below encodes:
- a CDS encoding DUF835 domain-containing protein, protein MTGNAKSTILVVDDEESNLDLMDAYMEDEYNLVFASSGTEALEKANENIDLILLDVLMPDISGFEVCHKLKSNNDTKYIPVILVTALSKRDNLQKGIDSGADDFLAKPVDMLEIQIRVKSLLRIKHQRDTIIEDKNKAQKYRDHLDKLIKTSPIAILYLDKNRNILNANKSAIRLLGYEGEEILGKNISGILKDDSNLEMEDKSDFTIEFLQKNGKSVSMNVSTSMVEDEESGTGMIVTMQDLKKLKGLFITPLTEREYNEDVRLELSSIENGYSYIIDNADFKTGYDAFSCFVKSGYHGLCISRMNPDHIRKSYDLYKTPLIWLTKNQNSTDPVIEPSEIFKIPPTITNFIDKVENGLIFIDGLEYLILENDFRSIIKLIEQINDSIMASSSKLIIQIDPHTMEQKEYHLFKRWMRKLPLDAIENIQLSNDI, encoded by the coding sequence ATGACGGGTAACGCTAAATCAACCATATTAGTAGTCGATGATGAAGAATCCAATCTGGATCTGATGGATGCTTATATGGAAGATGAATATAATTTAGTATTCGCTTCCAGTGGTACTGAAGCACTTGAAAAAGCCAATGAAAATATTGACCTAATACTACTTGATGTTTTGATGCCAGATATTAGCGGTTTTGAGGTTTGCCACAAGTTAAAATCCAATAATGATACCAAATATATACCTGTTATACTTGTAACTGCCCTTTCAAAAAGAGATAATCTTCAAAAAGGCATTGACTCAGGAGCAGATGATTTTCTGGCTAAGCCTGTGGATATGCTTGAAATTCAAATAAGGGTAAAGTCCCTTCTGCGTATCAAGCACCAGCGAGATACTATCATAGAGGACAAGAACAAAGCCCAAAAATACCGCGATCATCTCGATAAACTTATCAAAACATCCCCGATTGCAATTCTCTATCTTGATAAAAATAGAAATATACTAAATGCTAATAAGAGTGCAATTCGTTTGCTTGGTTATGAAGGAGAAGAGATTCTGGGGAAAAACATTTCCGGCATACTCAAAGATGATTCAAATCTGGAAATGGAAGATAAAAGTGATTTTACAATTGAGTTTTTACAAAAAAATGGCAAATCAGTTTCAATGAATGTTTCGACATCAATGGTGGAAGATGAAGAATCCGGCACCGGAATGATAGTCACTATGCAGGACCTGAAGAAACTTAAAGGATTATTCATTACTCCATTGACTGAAAGGGAATATAATGAAGACGTTAGACTAGAATTGAGTTCGATTGAAAATGGATATTCATATATTATTGATAACGCAGATTTCAAGACCGGTTATGATGCCTTCTCATGTTTTGTCAAAAGTGGTTACCATGGACTTTGCATCTCCAGAATGAATCCGGATCATATTCGAAAAAGCTATGATTTGTATAAAACACCTCTCATATGGTTAACTAAAAATCAAAATAGTACAGATCCTGTTATCGAACCTTCTGAAATATTTAAAATTCCTCCTACAATAACAAATTTTATTGACAAGGTAGAAAATGGCCTTATATTTATTGACGGGCTTGAATATCTGATACTTGAAAATGATTTCCGCTCTATCATTAAATTAATTGAACAGATAAATGATAGTATAATGGCTTCATCATCCAAATTGATCATCCAGATTGATCCTCACACAATGGAGCAAAAAGAATATCATTTGTTTAAAAGATGGATGAGGAAATTACCGCTTGATGCAATTGAAAATATTCAGTTGTCCAATGATATATAA
- a CDS encoding acetylornithine transaminase has protein sequence MQNYGRYPIALDKGAGALVWDIAGKQYIDCVAGIAVNNVGHCHPKVVKAIQEQAAKLIHVSNLYYTNVQADLAEKLSQVTGMDRLFFCNSGTEAVEAAMKLARAHSGKKNFVAAEGSFHGRTMGALAVTSKEAYRKPFEPLSGRVDFVPYDNSPAIADAIDSDTAAVILEPIQGEGGVNVPSSNYLKEVREICDETDTLLIFDEVQTGFGRTGKWFCKDYFNVSPDIMTMAKALGGGFPMGAIASREGIVFQKGQHAATFGGGPLACAAALASINAIEKEGLVERSRIMGEYFVKKLEGLNREDFLEIRGKGLMMGVRVKDSCAEMVTAGLEKGVLLNCTAGNILRMVPPLVITEEQVDSVVDVIGKL, from the coding sequence ATGCAAAACTACGGTCGTTATCCTATCGCACTGGATAAGGGAGCAGGCGCTCTTGTATGGGATATTGCCGGCAAACAGTATATCGATTGCGTTGCAGGAATAGCCGTAAACAATGTGGGACATTGCCACCCCAAAGTTGTTAAAGCAATACAGGAACAGGCAGCCAAACTCATCCATGTATCCAATCTCTATTATACCAATGTACAGGCTGACCTTGCAGAAAAGCTGTCACAGGTTACCGGCATGGATCGCCTGTTCTTCTGCAATTCCGGCACCGAGGCCGTAGAAGCTGCTATGAAACTGGCCCGTGCACATTCTGGGAAAAAAAATTTCGTGGCTGCAGAAGGCTCATTCCACGGCAGGACAATGGGGGCACTTGCAGTAACTTCCAAAGAGGCTTACAGGAAACCCTTTGAACCTCTCTCTGGCAGGGTTGATTTTGTACCTTATGATAATTCCCCGGCGATTGCAGATGCTATTGATTCGGATACAGCAGCGGTAATTTTGGAGCCCATCCAGGGAGAGGGTGGTGTCAATGTTCCTTCCTCAAATTACCTTAAAGAGGTCAGGGAAATTTGTGATGAGACCGACACTCTGTTGATATTCGATGAGGTGCAGACTGGTTTCGGGCGTACGGGCAAGTGGTTCTGTAAGGATTATTTCAATGTGTCCCCGGATATAATGACAATGGCCAAAGCACTTGGAGGCGGATTTCCAATGGGTGCCATTGCAAGCAGGGAAGGTATTGTTTTCCAGAAGGGCCAGCATGCCGCAACCTTTGGCGGAGGTCCCCTTGCCTGTGCAGCAGCCCTGGCATCCATTAATGCAATTGAAAAAGAAGGACTCGTGGAAAGGTCCCGCATTATGGGTGAGTATTTTGTGAAGAAACTGGAAGGTTTAAACCGTGAGGATTTCCTGGAAATCCGGGGTAAAGGATTGATGATGGGCGTACGTGTGAAGGACTCATGTGCGGAGATGGTAACTGCGGGCCTTGAGAAAGGTGTGCTCCTCAATTGCACAGCAGGCAACATCCTGCGTATGGTGCCTCCTCTTGTCATAACCGAAGAACAGGTGGATTCGGTGGTGGATGTAATTGGCAAGTTATGA
- a CDS encoding acyltransferase → MEEHNIVLDEDIIVGNHSDIRYGIIADSVIIGERVSVSGDVLARSDIRIDIWSKIGGNVRCGENGYIGEFVNIDGKLFVNGDLDVGNDVKINRGFEAHGWIVVRNPVPVITYIFLYISELLRMGKGEEVEKAMSEFFEEEAKEISYGAMVVPNGSRISADSIRVPGAATIGDSCRLVGNIRAESLEMGDTTTLYGSIRTASDIEIGENNAIHGNIVSRGRVVVGKGTHILGEINAYSIRIHEDSRVDGIMRATGGTTFIREEEEVARDRELIKLDIADQPQ, encoded by the coding sequence ATGGAAGAACATAATATTGTTCTGGATGAGGATATTATAGTAGGGAACCATTCCGATATACGCTACGGTATAATTGCTGATTCGGTGATAATCGGAGAAAGGGTATCTGTATCAGGTGATGTACTTGCCAGGTCTGATATTCGCATAGATATCTGGTCAAAAATCGGTGGCAATGTGCGCTGTGGTGAAAATGGCTATATTGGCGAGTTTGTGAATATAGATGGCAAACTTTTCGTTAATGGAGACCTTGATGTTGGTAATGATGTAAAGATCAACAGAGGGTTTGAAGCTCATGGCTGGATAGTTGTTCGTAATCCCGTGCCTGTAATCACTTACATTTTCCTCTATATCTCCGAACTTCTACGTATGGGTAAGGGTGAAGAAGTAGAAAAGGCTATGAGTGAATTCTTTGAAGAGGAAGCAAAAGAGATCAGTTATGGTGCTATGGTAGTTCCCAACGGATCCCGCATATCTGCAGACTCTATAAGGGTACCCGGGGCAGCCACCATAGGAGATAGCTGCAGGCTCGTAGGTAATATAAGGGCTGAATCACTGGAAATGGGTGATACTACCACTTTGTATGGAAGTATCCGGACAGCCAGTGATATTGAGATCGGTGAAAATAATGCCATCCACGGTAACATTGTCTCCCGGGGCAGGGTTGTAGTGGGTAAAGGCACCCATATACTGGGAGAGATCAATGCTTACTCTATCAGGATTCATGAGGATTCAAGGGTCGATGGTATTATGCGAGCCACCGGTGGCACCACATTCATACGTGAAGAAGAAGAGGTCGCCCGGGACAGGGAACTGATAAAACTGGACATAGCAGACCAACCACAATAA
- a CDS encoding PAS domain S-box protein yields MSISYNKPSIDTELFDLWEDNIAIISPHGTVIYTNKSWKHFAQDNGLDPLKCSEGINYLKICDEATGEYANEAPITAEGIRDVISGKKSTFKLEYPCHSPDEKRWFLLIVTPLSKTYPTDVLLHHINITERKLAEEKIKLFINIFDNANYGNAITDLDGNIKYINAYNAKIHGFKPEELIGKNLSIFHNEKQMAYISNIIESLLQDGYYTNIEVWHTHRDGTTFPMLMSGIVIKDELQNPLFLSATAIDITEMKNKEYKLRESEHKFRRYINNAPDGIFVADENGYYVDVNNAACEMTGYSEYELIGMNLLDLLPSDIHKYAINKFEDAKNQGKIDIEIPYLTKEGDKRWWRITAASLSENKVIGFVKDITKQKNTESALSEALTHSRQREKEINELLNSTTAILEIDDFEAVARHIFDACARVIGAKAGYMALLSDEGEENELLFLEDGGMPCSVDPNLPMPVRGLRAEAYETGEVVYENDFMTSEWIKYMPEGHMVLPNVLFSPLNIEGKTVGILGFAYKEGDFTEHDAWLAKTFGEYASIALKNSKNFELLEKSEQRYRSIFETAASLITSVDSNGIIVDCNNKLKNFLGYEKDEIIGYPMSKIIHPDYHDKAFESLQEILVTGYSKDKEYRMVKKNGQILDVLINSSGINKQNGEYTNTICIINDITQRNKNLQRINYLTDTLRCIRDVDQTIAKEKNLYDLLEKICGSLTKYNTYTAVWIGIFGENNKINIITERGHSNKFDNFLHNINSNNLPHCAQCALKASDYIIIEDPEKECKGCPLQNKYGTEDVFVSKIEYANKIYGIIALTIPEGHLNDEKIIDLSKEVVGDISFSLYNLELEALRQKAEESLLEGKLVAEEANRTKSEFLANMSHELRTPLNSVLGFSQVLKKNSSNHLDDKEIRYVSNVIKGGTHLLELINNILDLSKVESGKMDYAPENINLSETVNSTVVLVEPMANKKEIYLNYDDESGNIKLQADRMKFKEILYNLLGNAIKFTPEKGEVFVKSKIIDDHIQVSVSDTGVGIPEEKYQSIFDPFKQADTSSTRKYGGSGLGLALVKNYVEMHNGNIWVESEVGKGSTFTFTIPISNTT; encoded by the coding sequence ATGTCAATATCATATAATAAACCTTCTATTGATACTGAATTGTTTGACCTATGGGAAGATAATATTGCCATAATCTCTCCCCATGGAACGGTTATTTACACCAATAAAAGCTGGAAACATTTTGCTCAAGATAATGGGCTAGACCCATTAAAATGTAGTGAAGGAATCAATTATCTGAAAATATGTGATGAAGCTACAGGAGAATATGCAAATGAAGCTCCTATTACAGCAGAAGGAATTAGGGATGTAATATCTGGCAAAAAGAGTACTTTCAAACTTGAGTATCCCTGTCACAGCCCTGATGAAAAACGCTGGTTTTTACTAATCGTTACTCCCCTGTCAAAAACGTATCCTACGGATGTTCTCTTACATCACATAAATATCACTGAACGCAAACTTGCTGAAGAAAAAATAAAGTTGTTTATAAATATTTTCGATAATGCAAATTATGGAAATGCAATTACTGATCTTGATGGAAATATCAAGTATATAAATGCTTATAATGCAAAAATTCATGGATTTAAGCCAGAGGAATTAATTGGGAAAAACCTATCTATTTTTCATAATGAAAAACAGATGGCATATATAAGCAATATTATTGAATCATTATTGCAAGATGGTTATTATACTAATATTGAGGTCTGGCATACTCATAGAGACGGTACTACATTTCCAATGCTGATGAGTGGTATAGTAATAAAAGACGAGCTCCAGAATCCTTTGTTTTTATCTGCCACAGCTATTGATATCACTGAAATGAAAAATAAAGAATACAAATTACGTGAAAGTGAACACAAATTCAGAAGATATATAAACAACGCGCCAGATGGCATTTTTGTTGCTGACGAAAATGGTTATTATGTCGATGTTAACAATGCTGCCTGTGAAATGACGGGTTATTCAGAGTATGAATTAATTGGAATGAATCTACTGGATCTACTGCCATCTGATATTCATAAATATGCGATTAACAAGTTTGAAGATGCGAAAAATCAAGGAAAAATAGATATTGAAATTCCATATTTGACTAAAGAGGGGGATAAAAGGTGGTGGAGGATTACAGCTGCTTCTTTATCCGAAAATAAAGTAATTGGGTTTGTAAAAGATATAACCAAACAAAAAAATACGGAATCAGCTCTATCAGAAGCATTAACTCATTCCCGGCAAAGAGAAAAAGAAATTAATGAACTTCTGAATTCTACCACAGCTATTCTGGAAATTGACGATTTCGAGGCAGTTGCACGCCATATATTTGATGCATGTGCACGGGTCATAGGTGCAAAAGCAGGTTATATGGCCCTATTATCGGATGAAGGTGAAGAAAACGAACTCCTGTTTCTGGAAGATGGAGGTATGCCGTGTTCTGTGGATCCTAATTTACCCATGCCAGTTAGAGGTTTGCGAGCTGAAGCATATGAGACAGGTGAAGTTGTTTATGAGAATGACTTCATGACAAGTGAATGGATCAAATATATGCCAGAGGGTCACATGGTTTTGCCAAACGTTCTTTTCTCTCCATTGAATATAGAAGGCAAAACAGTCGGTATACTTGGATTTGCTTATAAAGAAGGTGATTTCACAGAACATGATGCGTGGCTTGCAAAAACCTTTGGAGAATATGCCTCCATAGCCCTGAAAAACAGCAAAAATTTTGAATTATTGGAGAAAAGTGAGCAACGTTACAGATCCATCTTTGAGACAGCTGCAAGCCTGATAACTTCAGTAGATTCAAATGGTATAATTGTGGATTGTAATAATAAGCTCAAAAATTTCCTGGGTTATGAGAAAGATGAGATAATAGGCTATCCTATGTCAAAAATAATTCATCCTGATTATCACGACAAAGCTTTTGAATCTCTTCAGGAAATCCTTGTAACTGGGTATTCCAAGGATAAAGAGTATAGGATGGTCAAAAAGAACGGTCAAATTCTTGATGTACTTATAAACTCTTCAGGCATCAATAAGCAAAATGGTGAATATACAAATACAATTTGCATTATTAACGATATAACTCAGCGTAATAAGAATTTGCAAAGAATAAATTATCTCACCGATACATTGCGTTGTATACGTGATGTGGATCAAACAATTGCCAAAGAAAAAAACTTGTATGACTTACTCGAAAAAATTTGTGGTAGCTTAACCAAATATAATACTTATACTGCCGTTTGGATAGGCATCTTTGGTGAAAACAATAAAATTAATATAATTACTGAAAGGGGCCACAGCAACAAATTTGATAATTTCCTTCATAATATCAACAGCAATAATTTGCCACATTGTGCTCAGTGTGCTTTAAAGGCCAGTGATTATATAATAATAGAGGATCCCGAAAAAGAATGTAAGGGATGCCCTTTGCAAAATAAATATGGAACGGAAGATGTCTTTGTATCAAAAATTGAGTATGCCAATAAGATATACGGTATAATTGCACTAACAATACCGGAGGGTCATTTAAATGATGAAAAGATTATTGATTTATCCAAGGAAGTTGTTGGTGACATTTCATTTTCACTTTATAATTTGGAACTGGAAGCACTTCGACAAAAAGCTGAAGAATCGTTGCTTGAAGGTAAACTTGTGGCTGAAGAAGCCAATCGTACCAAGTCCGAGTTCCTTGCCAATATGAGTCATGAATTACGTACGCCTCTAAACTCAGTTCTCGGATTTTCCCAGGTGCTGAAGAAGAATAGTTCCAATCATCTGGACGATAAAGAAATCAGATATGTATCTAATGTTATAAAGGGTGGAACTCATTTGTTAGAATTGATCAATAATATCCTTGACCTTTCAAAAGTCGAATCGGGTAAAATGGATTATGCGCCTGAAAACATAAATCTTTCAGAAACTGTCAACAGTACTGTAGTATTGGTTGAACCAATGGCAAACAAAAAAGAGATTTATTTAAATTACGATGACGAATCTGGTAATATAAAACTACAAGCAGATAGAATGAAATTCAAGGAAATTCTGTATAATTTACTAGGTAATGCAATCAAATTCACACCTGAAAAGGGTGAAGTATTCGTTAAATCCAAAATTATAGATGACCATATTCAGGTATCTGTTTCTGATACAGGGGTTGGTATACCTGAAGAAAAGTACCAGAGCATATTTGACCCATTCAAACAGGCAGATACTTCTTCAACACGCAAATATGGTGGAAGTGGTCTTGGGCTGGCCCTTGTGAAAAATTATGTTGAGATGCATAATGGAAATATTTGGGTCGAAAGTGAGGTTGGTAAAGGCAGTACTTTCACTTTCACAATTCCTATTAGTAATACAACATGA
- a CDS encoding RtcB family protein translates to MDTEGPEIEGIERVDNDIWQVPLGYKPGMRVPGRIYLSDKLFTNLEKEAVDQVANVATLPGIQKFSMAMPDAHVGYGFPIGGVAAFDAEEGIISPGGVGFDINCGVRLIRSNLEKSDVDGKVNNLLDSLFKAVPSGVGSKSRIRASESELEEIFTNGSRWAVEEGYGVEADLTHCEGEGCIEGGDPSQVSAKAHKRGRPQLGTLGSGNHFLELQYVDEIYDPVAAEAFNLKQGQLTFMVHCGSRGAGHQVCTDHLRNLTRAVEKYKIDLPDKQLACAPAQSEEAQAYFGAMASAANYAWTNRQIIMHHCREVFGQQMNMDADELGLDLVYDVAHNVAKLEEHDVDGGKKQVYVHRKGATRSFPAGHPDVPKAYRAVGQPVLIPGSMGTPSYVLCGKQSAMDVSFGSACHGAGRVMSRSGAKHTFRGEQIQKDLSGQGISVRAAHPSVIAEEAPGVYKSSSEVVDVVDRLGIAGKVAKLMPLGVVKG, encoded by the coding sequence ATGGATACAGAAGGACCGGAAATAGAAGGAATTGAACGGGTAGACAATGATATATGGCAAGTTCCCTTGGGATATAAGCCCGGAATGAGGGTGCCAGGCAGGATATATCTTTCAGATAAATTGTTCACCAATCTGGAAAAGGAAGCAGTGGACCAGGTAGCCAATGTGGCCACCCTGCCAGGAATACAGAAATTCTCAATGGCAATGCCCGATGCCCATGTAGGATATGGTTTCCCTATAGGGGGAGTTGCCGCTTTTGATGCCGAGGAAGGTATCATAAGTCCCGGTGGTGTGGGATTTGACATCAACTGCGGTGTACGCCTGATCAGGTCCAATCTGGAAAAATCCGATGTGGACGGTAAAGTCAATAACCTGCTGGATTCCCTTTTTAAGGCCGTACCTTCGGGTGTGGGTTCAAAAAGCCGAATACGGGCATCGGAAAGTGAACTTGAAGAAATCTTCACCAATGGCTCCCGCTGGGCTGTGGAGGAGGGGTATGGTGTAGAAGCTGATCTCACCCACTGTGAAGGTGAAGGGTGCATCGAAGGAGGCGATCCTTCACAGGTTAGTGCCAAAGCCCACAAAAGGGGCAGACCTCAGCTCGGAACCCTGGGAAGTGGCAATCATTTCCTGGAATTGCAGTATGTGGATGAGATATATGATCCGGTCGCAGCTGAAGCCTTTAATCTCAAACAGGGCCAGCTTACTTTCATGGTCCATTGCGGATCACGGGGTGCGGGGCATCAGGTATGCACCGATCACCTGCGCAATCTCACCCGTGCAGTGGAGAAATACAAAATAGACCTGCCTGACAAGCAACTTGCCTGTGCACCGGCACAATCAGAAGAAGCCCAGGCCTATTTCGGTGCAATGGCCTCAGCTGCCAACTATGCCTGGACCAACCGCCAGATCATAATGCACCACTGTCGTGAAGTGTTCGGACAACAAATGAACATGGACGCGGATGAATTGGGCCTGGATCTGGTCTATGACGTGGCTCACAATGTCGCCAAACTGGAAGAACATGATGTAGATGGTGGAAAAAAACAGGTCTATGTACATCGCAAGGGTGCCACCCGTTCTTTTCCTGCAGGCCATCCCGATGTCCCGAAGGCTTACAGGGCTGTAGGCCAGCCAGTACTTATCCCGGGCAGTATGGGTACTCCTTCCTATGTGCTCTGCGGTAAGCAGTCAGCAATGGATGTATCCTTTGGAAGCGCCTGTCATGGTGCCGGTAGGGTAATGAGTCGCTCCGGTGCGAAACACACTTTCAGGGGAGAACAGATTCAAAAAGATCTCAGTGGTCAGGGCATCTCTGTCAGGGCAGCCCATCCTTCGGTCATTGCCGAAGAAGCACCAGGAGTCTACAAATCCAGCAGTGAGGTTGTGGATGTTGTTGACAGGCTTGGTATTGCAGGTAAGGTCGCCAAACTCATGCCTTTGGGTGTTGTAAAAGGTTAA
- a CDS encoding archease, whose amino-acid sequence MKKYEYLEHTADARFKAFGATAEEAFANAAEAMFNVMIDTSGINPQITEYIELQAPDLENLLVDWLSELLYLFEVNMVVFSSFEVFDIEKKGDEYLLSAKAEGEPLDLEKHIFDTEVKAVTYNDLGVQITSQGVTVRTTVDT is encoded by the coding sequence ATGAAAAAATACGAATACCTGGAACATACTGCAGATGCGAGGTTCAAAGCCTTTGGGGCCACTGCAGAAGAAGCCTTCGCAAATGCCGCAGAGGCTATGTTTAACGTTATGATCGATACTTCCGGCATTAATCCACAGATTACCGAATATATTGAATTGCAGGCACCTGATCTGGAAAATCTTCTTGTGGACTGGCTTTCTGAACTTCTTTATCTATTTGAGGTTAATATGGTTGTTTTCAGTAGCTTTGAAGTGTTTGATATTGAGAAAAAAGGTGATGAATACCTACTTTCAGCAAAAGCAGAGGGTGAACCTCTGGATCTTGAAAAACATATATTTGACACCGAAGTCAAAGCGGTAACATATAATGACCTTGGTGTACAAATCACATCACAGGGAGTTACAGTACGTACTACAGTGGATACATGA
- a CDS encoding CDP-alcohol phosphatidyltransferase family protein: MEEQLRDYTMTLDRFRPVFAGPISRLAKIFADTGITPNQVTLASLLFSAVAGLCYALGAANIFLIGAALIFVVLNSLFDALDGSMARYLLINDKAGDFLDHVVDRYADVFIVGGLVFGGYAGWGIGLFTMVGILLTSYLGTQAQALSIGRFYGGIMGRADRLVLIMAASLLHIIYPQAIFGYTLLGWSLILMGIASHVTALQRIHFIRTRLG; this comes from the coding sequence ATGGAAGAACAACTAAGGGACTATACAATGACCCTGGACCGTTTCAGGCCTGTTTTTGCAGGCCCCATCTCTAGACTCGCAAAGATATTTGCAGATACGGGCATAACCCCCAACCAGGTAACACTTGCTTCCCTGCTTTTTTCCGCAGTTGCAGGACTGTGCTATGCCCTGGGAGCGGCCAACATTTTTCTGATAGGTGCGGCACTTATATTTGTAGTCCTCAACTCCCTGTTTGACGCACTGGACGGCAGTATGGCCCGCTATCTTCTCATAAACGACAAGGCCGGGGATTTCCTTGATCATGTGGTTGATCGCTATGCAGATGTCTTTATTGTCGGCGGCCTGGTCTTCGGGGGATATGCGGGGTGGGGTATCGGTCTGTTCACAATGGTGGGCATCCTTCTGACAAGTTATCTCGGTACACAGGCCCAGGCATTATCCATTGGTCGTTTCTATGGTGGGATTATGGGAAGGGCGGACCGTCTTGTACTGATCATGGCAGCGTCGCTTTTGCACATTATCTATCCACAGGCTATATTTGGCTACACCCTGCTTGGCTGGTCCCTTATCCTTATGGGTATTGCTTCTCATGTAACTGCCCTGCAGCGTATACATTTTATCCGCACACGCCTGGGCTGA
- a CDS encoding aldolase: protein MARIGKKLVNHGLVESHFGNISVRRGNSMVITRSGCPLDEICAENVVEVPIYTTCEFDSLASSESRVHRRIYQETDAGCIVHGHCPFAVVMSLLDESGSIEPLDSEGVCFLGPVPIVEGSIGSEELAANSAAALAESDGVIVKSHGTISTGKTLDHAYINTTQIEHTCKVRYYYDLAKSSL, encoded by the coding sequence ATGGCAAGAATCGGGAAAAAACTCGTGAATCACGGGCTGGTTGAGTCCCATTTTGGAAATATAAGTGTACGTCGGGGCAACAGTATGGTGATTACCCGCAGCGGATGCCCGCTAGACGAGATATGTGCGGAGAATGTGGTGGAGGTGCCCATCTATACCACCTGCGAATTTGACAGTCTCGCGTCGTCGGAATCCCGGGTACATCGGCGTATCTATCAGGAAACTGATGCCGGATGCATCGTGCATGGGCACTGCCCCTTTGCCGTAGTCATGTCACTGCTGGATGAATCTGGCAGCATCGAACCACTGGATAGTGAAGGTGTGTGTTTCCTCGGGCCCGTGCCTATTGTGGAAGGCAGCATAGGCAGTGAAGAACTTGCCGCAAACTCCGCGGCGGCCCTGGCAGAATCCGACGGGGTTATCGTCAAAAGCCACGGCACCATATCCACAGGAAAGACCCTGGACCACGCCTACATCAATACTACCCAGATTGAGCACACCTGTAAGGTGCGTTATTACTACGATCTTGCCAAAAGTTCATTGTGA
- a CDS encoding PUA domain-containing protein yields MTKEESRIKQVRTMADYQFGKGCGNILFSGEITFKLSRTKRIRQIFSGGKRMATVRARDGMFTLSIEGASLIHSHLPIPGYRVMMCEDAIPFVSKGKTAFAKHVENIDPDLRAGDEVLLVDKQDNLIATGQLLLAPEEVLAMQNGPAVDVRVGVDSS; encoded by the coding sequence ATGACAAAAGAAGAATCACGTATTAAACAGGTCCGCACCATGGCTGATTACCAGTTTGGCAAAGGCTGTGGAAACATTCTCTTTTCAGGTGAGATCACATTCAAGTTATCCCGGACAAAAAGGATCAGGCAGATATTTTCCGGAGGAAAACGTATGGCTACAGTACGTGCCAGGGATGGAATGTTCACTTTGAGTATTGAAGGGGCCTCATTGATCCATTCCCATCTTCCAATACCGGGCTATCGCGTAATGATGTGTGAGGATGCGATCCCCTTTGTCTCAAAAGGGAAAACTGCCTTTGCCAAGCATGTGGAAAACATAGACCCCGATCTGAGGGCTGGAGATGAAGTTTTGCTTGTAGATAAACAGGACAATCTTATTGCTACAGGGCAGTTATTACTTGCCCCTGAAGAAGTTCTTGCCATGCAGAACGGCCCGGCTGTTGATGTCAGGGTTGGGGTGGATAGCAGCTGA
- a CDS encoding RAD55 family ATPase — translation MRFIDTVQGLNNIFANDIPKGSIILVTGPPGTLKSGLTFSLLSNYLENSDEYGVYITLEESKASHLRNMDSMGLKLSERLFVSDYSDYRLKFEEASGNENLIEVIGNNIMKYKEKKGEKFTCLGIDSLGALYSLMDTDPSKLRKQLFHLFEPLRRENITTFVIFETYDIIGQTQQSSGMEGYLSDGIIDMMIKTKDNSSQRYIQVKKMRATSHSMDPYILTVSGNGIEIYKDTTF, via the coding sequence ATGAGATTTATTGATACGGTACAAGGACTTAACAATATATTTGCTAATGATATTCCAAAGGGCAGTATAATCTTGGTTACTGGTCCCCCCGGGACTTTAAAATCAGGTTTGACTTTTTCCCTCCTATCCAATTATCTGGAAAACAGTGATGAATATGGTGTTTATATTACCCTTGAAGAAAGTAAGGCCAGTCATCTGAGAAATATGGATAGTATGGGACTGAAACTTTCAGAAAGGCTTTTCGTTTCCGACTATAGTGATTACAGATTGAAATTTGAGGAGGCATCTGGAAATGAGAACCTTATAGAAGTTATCGGCAATAATATAATGAAATACAAAGAGAAAAAAGGAGAAAAGTTCACCTGTCTGGGAATCGATTCTCTCGGCGCACTTTATTCTTTGATGGATACGGACCCATCCAAACTCAGAAAGCAACTGTTTCACCTTTTCGAACCCCTGAGAAGAGAAAATATAACAACATTTGTTATATTTGAAACATATGATATCATTGGCCAGACCCAACAATCAAGTGGAATGGAAGGTTATCTTTCAGATGGCATTATAGATATGATGATAAAAACAAAGGACAATTCGTCCCAGAGGTACATACAGGTAAAGAAAATGAGAGCAACCTCTCACAGCATGGATCCTTACATACTTACTGTTTCAGGTAATGGTATTGAAATCTACAAAGACACGACATTCTAA